The sequence below is a genomic window from Escherichia marmotae.
GTGGCAGCAGCGTGCCGTCGATCTCCAGCGGCTCTAATGGGTCGGGCAGATCATGTGCCAGACACTGGGCGCGCAACGTCAGCAAATCCGCTTTTGAGTTGTACGGTAAAACGTACATAATTGGACGAGAGGTATCGAGTCCCAGTTCCGGGGCAGGATCTGCCGGAATAGACTTGCTTTTTACCAGGATGCTTAATGGTAAATTCAGTAATTTGTAGTAAATTCGTGGCCAGCCGGACATAAACGATGTAAAGCCTCTGGTTAATAATGCAAATGCGCGGCAAGGATAGCAGAAAGTCATGGGAAATTCTGTGGTATCCGCTCATGTTTCGCGCGGCGTTATGCAAACCCGAGTCATCGGATTTAACGGTACACTGATATTGACGCTCATAATGTAAAAAGGTTCTTTCAATGGCCAATAATACCACTGGATTCACTCGAATTATCAAAGCTGCTGGCTATTCCTGGAAAGGGTTACGCGCAGCATGGATCAACGAAGCGGCATTCCGTCAGGAAGGCGTTGCGGTATTGTTGGCGGTGATCATCGCCTGCTGGCTGGATGTGGACGCGATAACCCGCGTACTGCTTATTAGCTCCGTCATGTTGGTCATGATCGTAGAAATTCTCAATAGCGCCATCGAGGCCGTAGTTGACCGTATTGGCTCCGAATACCATGAGCTTTCCGGGCGAGCGAAAGATATGGGGTCCGCGGCGGTGTTGATCGCGATTATCGTCGCAGTGATTACCTGGTGCATCCTGTTATGGTCGCATTTTGGATAACCCTTCCAGAATTCGATAAATCTCTGGTTTATTGTGCAGTTTATGGTTCCAAAATCACCTTTTGCTGT
It includes:
- the dgkA gene encoding diacylglycerol kinase, with translation MANNTTGFTRIIKAAGYSWKGLRAAWINEAAFRQEGVAVLLAVIIACWLDVDAITRVLLISSVMLVMIVEILNSAIEAVVDRIGSEYHELSGRAKDMGSAAVLIAIIVAVITWCILLWSHFG